TTCCGATAACCTTAAGATCCGTTATCTCCCTAGCCTCTTCAAGTTTCCTCTCTGGAAGAACAACTAGATATCTACCATGACTTTCACTGAACGCGAACTCTACAGGGTTCATATCGGTTTTAATAGTAACTTCCATCCCAACGTTGAACAATGCAGCTACCTCAGCTAATGCTACAAGGAGTCCTCCCCTAGATAAATCGTGCACGAAACTAACGAGAGAGGCATTTATAAGCCTTAAAATGCTTTCAGCATTTTTCCTCTCCACCTCTAAATTTACCCTGGGAGCAATACCCTTCCTTATTCCGAGAACCCTGTAGAGCTCGGATCCCCCAAGCTCCCTCTTGGTTTCCCCAACCAAGGTTACAACATCTCCCTTATTAGGTCCCTTAGGTATTTTACTTAGCTTTACCTTTCCAACACCTGCAACTACAGGGGTAGGCTTTATCGGCTTATCAACGATTTCATTGTAAAAGCTAACGTTTCCGCTGACGTAAGCTAAGTTAAAAGCCTTAGCAGCATCAGCTAATCCCTTCACCGTTTCAGCAAAGCTCCAGTAAACCTCTGGCCTTTCAGGGGAAGCAAAGTTTAGATTATCTACGAGGGCTAAAGGTTTAGCACCGACACTTACTAGGTTCCTTACAACTTCAGCGACGAGGCCCATCGCACCATGGTAAGGATTCAAGTAACAATGATTCGGATTTCCATCTGCCGTAATAGCGATCCCATATTCCTCATTTATCTTCAGCACTGCAGAGTCAAATCCAGGCTTCACAACAGTCCTACCCTGAACTTCATGGTCATATTGTTCCCATATCCATCTCTTTGCTACTATGTTAGGACTTCTCCAGACCTTCTCAAAGGCCTCCTGAAGAGATATCCTAGGGATCCCAACTTCCTCTTCAATTTTATATTCCTTCATTGGCCACTCAATAGTTGGAACTTCCGTTAGTAGATCAATTGGAAGCTCCGCAACTTTACTTCCCTTCCAATAAACTATGAATTTAGGTTCCTCTATAACCTCACCAACGACGCTCCACTCAAGCTCGTACTTCTCAAAGATCCTTGCAAGCTCTTCAACATCTTCAGGTCTTACCGCGAAAAGCATTCTCTCCTGGCTTTCTGATATCATAACTTCAAGAGGGGTCATTCCAGGCTCCCTTAAGAGAACTTTGTCAGCATAAATTATTGCGCCAAAGCCTCTCTTCCCAACCATCTCTGAAGCGGCACAGGTTAATCCTCCCCCACCTAAATCCTTGAGGGCCCTAACCTTTCCAGTATAGACAGCTTCAAGCGTTGCCTCAATTAATAGCTTCTCCGTAAAGGGATCTGGAATTTGGACAGCTGACCTATCTTCTTCTTCAGCATTTTCACTTAACTCTTCGCTAGCAAAGGTGACCCCATGAATGCCATCCCTTCCAGTCCTATTTCCCACTATGATTAGCTTTAAGCCCGGCTCTGTTACGTAGCTGTGGACGAGGTGTTCAGGTTTCATTATTCCAACACAAGCAACGTTAACTAGAGTGTAGTTGTCTAAGCTTTCGTCAAATTCAGTCTCCCCTCCCACAGTGGGAACTCCTATTCTGTTTCCATAATCAGATATTCCCTTAACCACGTATTCGAAGAGATACCTGTTCTTCTCCTTCTCCAAAGGGCCGAACCTTATTGGGTCGAGCAGAGCTATCGGCCTAGCCCCCATACATAAAATATCCCTAACTATTCCACCAACACCAGTGGCAGCACCGCCATAGGGTTCAACAGCGGAAGGATGATTATGACTCTCTATTCCAATTACGATCCAAGTTTTATCATCAAATTTAATTATTCCAGCATCCTCTCCTGGGCCCAAAACAACGTGCTCGTTTTTTGTAGGTAATAACTTCAACCATTTTCTGCTCGACTTATAGGAGACGTGCTCACTCCACATTACCTCAAGCATTGCCCTTTCAACATCGTTCGGTTCCCTTCCAAGTCTCTCACGAATTAACTTTTCCTCCTGGGGAAACATCGTGACACCTCCTTATTTGCCAGAAAAATGTAAAAATTTTAAATTTTTAAGATTTATTTTGACAAAGAAATGTCAATCACTCACCCTAAATCCTATCAACTGAAACTGAGATGGGAGTTGAGATGGGTATTGAGGAAAAAACCGAGATCATCAAGAGGGAAATTAAGAGGATGTTTGAGGGTAAGAAGTTATCGGAGGTAAATGAATTTAGTGATTACGTTAAGGGGTATGATGTTTGGTTTGATGGAAAGATGGGAGGGGTTTGTATCCGCGTCGATTTGGAGTTACGTGTAAATGAGAAACCATCTGGAGTGTTTTCGCATGTGGTGTGCGTCTCGCAGAATGTTATTATGAAAATGGATG
This Pyrococcus horikoshii OT3 DNA region includes the following protein-coding sequences:
- the purL gene encoding phosphoribosylformylglycinamidine synthase subunit PurL, whose product is MFPQEEKLIRERLGREPNDVERAMLEVMWSEHVSYKSSRKWLKLLPTKNEHVVLGPGEDAGIIKFDDKTWIVIGIESHNHPSAVEPYGGAATGVGGIVRDILCMGARPIALLDPIRFGPLEKEKNRYLFEYVVKGISDYGNRIGVPTVGGETEFDESLDNYTLVNVACVGIMKPEHLVHSYVTEPGLKLIIVGNRTGRDGIHGVTFASEELSENAEEEDRSAVQIPDPFTEKLLIEATLEAVYTGKVRALKDLGGGGLTCAASEMVGKRGFGAIIYADKVLLREPGMTPLEVMISESQERMLFAVRPEDVEELARIFEKYELEWSVVGEVIEEPKFIVYWKGSKVAELPIDLLTEVPTIEWPMKEYKIEEEVGIPRISLQEAFEKVWRSPNIVAKRWIWEQYDHEVQGRTVVKPGFDSAVLKINEEYGIAITADGNPNHCYLNPYHGAMGLVAEVVRNLVSVGAKPLALVDNLNFASPERPEVYWSFAETVKGLADAAKAFNLAYVSGNVSFYNEIVDKPIKPTPVVAGVGKVKLSKIPKGPNKGDVVTLVGETKRELGGSELYRVLGIRKGIAPRVNLEVERKNAESILRLINASLVSFVHDLSRGGLLVALAEVAALFNVGMEVTIKTDMNPVEFAFSESHGRYLVVLPERKLEEAREITDLKVIGRIIGSNSFSVKINDEVLLWNLDKLKDVYWNTLYRLMD